A genomic stretch from Pomacea canaliculata isolate SZHN2017 linkage group LG2, ASM307304v1, whole genome shotgun sequence includes:
- the LOC112556205 gene encoding LOW QUALITY PROTEIN: mucin-2-like (The sequence of the model RefSeq protein was modified relative to this genomic sequence to represent the inferred CDS: deleted 2 bases in 1 codon), whose protein sequence is MRRLTELTRRVFAAVTLGALLLSLCQRARVEGHGRLIDPPSRASMWRFGFNTNANYDDNQGYCGGREQLWSRFGGRCDVCGDPWEPRPRAHERGGRYFDGTPTRHYVEGDVITVVMGITANHRGWVEFRMCPYDWPSLEDVEYDEEGEFVEVSHACLDKHVLQLADGSGERFTCPSPTACEYSVQVQLPRGISCQKCLFQWKWNVANSWGTNPDGESCVGCGPQEQFYACADIVIEPLEGDVAPDYPDDYPEFVPTPAAPPTYLPPARPQPRYPPQKPKSPIFPHEKPRVVPPWDIPDKDDKDYPSRGGNRDENGSNIPSGRNPATHRPPTTTTTSRRTTTSIPTPPTTTTAPPTTSTTPPTTSTTPLTTTTAPPTTNTIKTTPKEKVKKPKPSWNKSIPSFWKWLLYNHPVKQMPQTPVVVTKPTEVSRKPTKSWWEKLMALADQTHVWGQFTGAELGRMELPSTAAGRPTTTLSPAAAGTVRLTANMSETTSTKHVTPTKHVTPTKHVTSTKHVTPTKHVTSARLTHTSSQTHPPSNSKLVWWFTTCPGGCRQSSTVALPFSSITGANRSQVGIGRNFRKLRH, encoded by the exons ATGCGGCGACTGACAGAACTTACGAGACGTGTCTTCGCTGCTGTGACCCTCGGTGCCCTTCTGTTGAGTCTGTGTCAGAGGGCAAGGGTGGAAGGTCACGGGAGACTGATAGACCCGCCATCTCGGGCGTCCATGTGGAGGTTTGGTTTCAACACCAACGCTAACTACGACGACAACCAGGGCTACTGTGGAGGGAGAGAG CAACTTTGGAGCCGGTTCGGTGGACGGTGTGATGTGTGTGGCGACCCCTGGGAGCCGAGACCACGTGCTCACGAGAGAGGCGGACGTTACTTCGACGGTACCCCCACGCGACATTACGTGGAGGGTGACGTCATCACCGTTGTCATGGGGATCACGGCAAACCATCGCGG ctgGGTGGAGTTTCGTATGTGTCCATACGACTGGCCTTCGCTAGAGGATGTTGAGTACGACGAGGAGGGCGAGTTCGTGGAGGTCAGTCACGCGTGTCTGGACAAGCACGTGCTGCAGTTGGCGGACGGCTCGGGTGAACGCTTTACCTGCCCGAGCCCTACAGCGT GCGAGTACTCCGTGCAGGTGCAGCTGCCGCGCGGCATCAGCTGCCAGAAATGTCTCTTTCAGTGGAAGTGGAATGTCG CCAACAGCTGGGGGACCAACCCTGATGGTGAGTCCTGCGTAGGCTGCGGACCGCAGGAACagttctacgcatgcgcagacatcGTCATCGAGCCCTTGGAAGGAGATGTTGCACCTGACTACCCCGATGACTACCCAGAATTCGTGCCAACACCCGCAGCCCCACCAACTTATCTTCCACCCGCTCGTCCTCAACCGAGGTACCCTCCTCAGAAACCGAAATCGCCAATATTCCCTCACGAAAAGCCGCGGGTTGTGCCTCCTTGGGATATTCCCGATAAGGACGACAAGGACTATCCTAGCAGAGGTGGAAACAGAGATGAAAACGGAAGCAACATTCCATCAGGGAGAAATCCTGCTACACATCGACCTcctacaacaacaaccacatCTCGAAGGACAACGACATCTATCCCAACCCCACCCACTACAACCACAGCTCCACCTACTACATCTACAACTCCACCTACTACATCTACAACTCCACTCACAACAACCACAGCGCCACCCACTACAAACACAATCAAAACAACTccgaaagaaaaagtaaagaaaccaAAACCCAGTTGGAACAAAAGTATCCCTAGTTTCTGGAAGTGGTTACTGTATAATCACCCAGTGAAACAGATGCCCCAGACTCCAGTCGTTGTTACCAAGCCGACAGAAGTTTCGAGGAAGCCGACAAAGTCTTGGTGGGAGAAGCTGATGGCATTGGCGGACCAGACCCACGTGTGGGGACAGTTCACTGGAGCTGAACTCGGCCGCATGGAACTGCCAAGCACAGCAGCGGGGAGACCGACAACCACTCTTTCCCCGGCTGCGGCTGGCACAGTCAGGTTGACGGCCAACATGTCAGAGACGACTTCAACTAAACACGTGACACCAACTAAACACGTGACGCCAACTAAACACGTGACCTCAACTAAACACGTGACCCCAACTAAACACGTGACATCAGCAAGACTCACCCACACGTCCTCCCAGACCCATCCCCCGTCCAACAGTAAGCTAGTCTGGTGGTTCACGACCTGCCCTGGTGGGTGCAGACAGTCAAGCACAGTGGCTCTGCCTTTCTCTTCCATAACTGGCGCCAACAGGAGCCAGGTGGGAATCGGGAGGAACTTCCGGAAACTGAGGCACTAG